CTTCGGATCGGGATACTTCGTCTTATCCCAATAGCCAAAGCTGGTGGTCTCATGCATGGTGTCTGGCTCGGCGGGCCAGAAGCCTGAACCGATCACCATCCAGGTCAACGGATAGCCGTCTTTCAGGTAACGGTCTACGCTGTCGCGGACGGTGTTTGTGTTGGTCTCCCAACCGAGAGCGCCGAAGGCCTCCCAACCCACACCGAAGGCCTGATACTTCGGCATCTCTACCTTGTATCCAGCCGCTCGGCGGACACGCAGATACTCCGCATAAATAGCGTGCGGATCGCCGAAGAAGTAATAGAGGTGCACCTTCGCCGGCGCGCGCTTCACACCCTGGACAATCTGCTGTGCTGAGGTGTGAACGATCTTTGTCGTTGGATCGATCAGCAGCTCGGCGAACTGCTGCTTCGGATAGATGACAAAGTTACTAACCAGCCGCGAGATTCCCTGCCCGGAGAGAAACGCGTCATCCGAGAATCCGGTCACATCCGTGGTGAACCACTGGCCGCCTGCCTTCTCATACTTCGCCCGATATACCGCATGGTCCGCCAATCCATAGGCTGGGCTGGCGCCGGAGGTTTGGAAGCGAAGCTCGGCCCCCGGCTCTGCGACACTTGCTTCAAGATCGGCACAGTGAGCGGAGAACGTCACCTTCAGGGACATGTGCTTCCCCGAGGGCGTACCTCCCTCGAGCGATACCGTGCTGGACGTAGCGTTCACCCGCTTGAAGCGGACTGGTTCCCCGCCAAGCAGGACGCCTGCGCTGGAGTCCGGCAACACGATATCGCCGGCTCCTGCGGCAAAGCCGTAGCGGCCTGACGACTCATCGAGATGAAAGGTCAGGCCCTGATGCTGGAGGCGGGTCTCCGCATAAAGACACGACGCACACGCGATCGCGGAGACACAAAGAAGACTGGCCAGGCGTTGCATAGTTCTCCCTGAAACAAAACATTGCTGAGTGCCCGGCCTTGCGGCCGGGCACTCGCACATTAGAAGTGGAGCTTCGCACCCAACTGTAACGTACGGGCTGCGTACGATGTAGTGATGACACCCATATTGTTATTTGTGTTTACGCTGGTACCGGAGTAGGAGGTATTTGGCGCACCGAGGTTGACATGGTTCAAGGCGTTATACGCCTCAAGACGCAACTCCAGCGAGGTTCCCTCGGTGATGCGAGTCGTTTTGAAGACCGACATGTCGAAGTTGACCACGCCAGGCGCGCGCAACTTCGAGTAGAAGCGAGGCGCGTTGCCGTAGGTGTAGGCCGCCGGGTTGGTAAAGGCGAGATAGTTGAACCGGCGATATTTGCCCAGCGTATAACCGGTGGGATTCTGCATCAGCAAGGACTCGTTCAGGTCAGGCCGTGTGGCCGCGGAGTTATTCGCACCGCTGAAATTCAACGGGCGGCCTGACTCCAGCGTCATGGTGGTATTGAATTGCAGACCACCCACCAGGCGATCCATCCATCCGCCTTTGTTCAGATAACGGCGATTACGCCCAAAGGGCAGATCGTAAAGCACTGCCACGATACCGCGGTGGGTGACGTCGATGGCGTCTACGCTGTAATCGCCATCCAGATTGCGTGGATTCTGAATACCGTTCCCTGTCTGCGTAATGCCAGTGGTGGTAGCGATATCCGTATAGATCGGCAGGCTCATCAGCTTGCCGTACGTATACGATCCCTGAAACTGTAACCCCTCAGCCGCGCGACGCTGCAGGGTGACATACATGAAGTTGCCATCGAAATGTGCCGAGCGCGGAAAGCTCTGCAGCACGCTGGACATATACGGATAGGGGCGCAGGAGGTTCGCGCGCGAGATGGTTGCGCCGTTCAGAGCAGAGTTTTCAGGAACCTTCCCGGCGTAAGGATTCGGCACCAGGGCATTGAGATACGCTGCTCCCTGGGAGGCGTAGCTGGGATCGAGGGTATTGATGTTCAACGTACCCAGGTTGAAGTAGCGGCCATGGTTGCCCAGGTACGAGATATCCATCACCATCTTGAACGGCAACTGGCGCGACAGCGTCAGGGTGTACTGCATGCTCTGCGGTGTCCTTGCACGAGGCACGATGTAATAGCCGGTCTGGCCGCGGAAGGAGATCTGGCCAAGCGATGAACCCAACGGTTGCAGCGCAGGTGATGGCACACCGTTCTTGAACAGGAAGGCGGTTCCATAGGTGGTGGCGGCGTTGTAGCTGGTGGTAATGCGACCGAAACCGTTTGAACTTCCAGCAGCTTCGTCATACGAAGCCTGAGCCGTGGTGGGATAGTACATCGCATAACCGCCACGTAGGACCGTCTTGTTGTCATTCGTCAGCACGAGAGCGAAACCAAGACGCGGTCCCCAGTCGTTCCAGTTCTGGTGTACAAAGTTACGGCCTTCCCCATTCAGCCCGGCAAACCGAACTGCTCCGAGATATCCGGTAACAGGGTTGACCTGCGTAATGTCGAAGTCGCCCATGCCGTTCTTCTTCTCGTACGGCTGCTGCTGGAAGTCCCAGCGGAGGCCGAGATTGAGCGTGAGACGTTGGTTGGCGTGCCAGTCGTCCTGTACATATCCGGCGATCTGGAGCTGACGGAAGGCGATGCCGCGCGCCAACTGCGTGCTCGCCGACGAGACATTGCCGGCAAGAAAGGTGGCAAAGCTGCTACCTACATTGCCATTGGTGGTAATCAGAACGGTGTCGGAGCCCTCCGCTGTGCTGTTCGAGCTGAAGCCATAGGAGCCGGACGCATTACCCGACTGAAGGTTGAAGCCCTCAACCCAACGGCCATCAAAGCCGAAGTGCATTGTGTGCGCGCCCAGGGTCTTGGTCAGATCGTCCAGCAATTCAAAGGTCGTGGAGGCACGGAAACCGACCGTTCCGTTAAGCGACGGAACGCCGGAGATACTCAGGATTGGGGCAACGTCTCCACCAACGCCAGGGAGACCGATCTTCTGCGCGTAGTTCTGGTTCGCAGTCGCTGCCTGGAACGGGAAGTCAGAGCGCAAACCTGAGAGACGGAGATCGTTCACCAATGTCGGCGAGAAGATGTGCGTCTCAGCCAGCATCGCCGTAAAGTTCGAGAGCGTATCGTTGCGGTAATACAGCGGGCCAAACCCTTGCGAACCGTTGTTTGTGTAGTTCTGATAATAGGCATACCGTGCGATGACGCTATCCCTGTCGCTCAACCGGTAGTCGGCACGTCCAAGGATCGTGCGCTCGGTCGAGACCAGCTTCGGGTTCGCCAGATAGTTGTTCGCATTGGTGCAGCTATCGTAAGCGCCGACGGAGTTGTTCGGCGCGGGAATGAAGAGGTTCATCGCCGCGATGGAAACCGGGTCCTGACGCGAGGCTGAGATCTGATTATTGGGGAAGGCCTGACGCTGTGTCGTTGCCGAGCCCGTATTGGGATCGAAGATCTTGAAGGCGGTGCAGGTCCCATTCACAACACGGCGCAGATCACTGAAGTTGCCACCGCGCTCCTGCACCGTCGGGACTGAGTAGTTGATCGCCGAACCGGTGACGAACCGGTACTCTTCGTAGTTACCGAAGAAGAACGCCTTATCCCGGATAATGGGTCCGCCAAAGGTACCACCGTAGTTATTGAAGCGAAGCTCCGGTTTCGTCGTCTTTGGCAGCGCGAGCGTGGCATCGAGATAGTCGTTCCGGAAGAACTCATACGCCGAACCATGAAACTGATTCGCGCCGGAACGGGTAACGACGTTGATGACGCCGCCCGAGGTGTAGCCGAACTGCGCCGGGATAACACCCGTCATGATGCGGAACTCCTGCACCGAGTCGGCCTTGATGTTGATGGCCACCTCGCCCAGGTAGTTCTGCAGATTGCTGGTGCCATCGAGCAGATTGTTATTGCCGCCCGGAACACCGCCCGAGATGCGGATCGCCGAAGCCTGCGTGCCGCGATTGGTGAATCCCTGATTCGTCGCGCCGGCTGCGGAGACAACACCCGGACTCAATGTGGCCAGCGCAAGCACGCTGCGCCCGTTCACCGGAAGCTCCTGCACGGCACGCGTAT
This genomic window from Terriglobus albidus contains:
- a CDS encoding carboxypeptidase regulatory-like domain-containing protein translates to MTRQIRLSLRRQRTITRRFWIAITFLLLLALPMTGRAQQDVGTIGGTVVDPTGSVVPNAKITVTNDATGLKYEATTNENGFYQSQPLPPGTYSVTIGLAGFSTMTTRNVVVDAAAHVTTNAQLQVGTVDSSIVVESTPPALNIVDAQISNTIDTRAVQELPVNGRSVLALATLSPGVVSAAGATNQGFTNRGTQASAIRISGGVPGGNNNLLDGTSNLQNYLGEVAINIKADSVQEFRIMTGVIPAQFGYTSGGVINVVTRSGANQFHGSAYEFFRNDYLDATLALPKTTKPELRFNNYGGTFGGPIIRDKAFFFGNYEEYRFVTGSAINYSVPTVQERGGNFSDLRRVVNGTCTAFKIFDPNTGSATTQRQAFPNNQISASRQDPVSIAAMNLFIPAPNNSVGAYDSCTNANNYLANPKLVSTERTILGRADYRLSDRDSVIARYAYYQNYTNNGSQGFGPLYYRNDTLSNFTAMLAETHIFSPTLVNDLRLSGLRSDFPFQAATANQNYAQKIGLPGVGGDVAPILSISGVPSLNGTVGFRASTTFELLDDLTKTLGAHTMHFGFDGRWVEGFNLQSGNASGSYGFSSNSTAEGSDTVLITTNGNVGSSFATFLAGNVSSASTQLARGIAFRQLQIAGYVQDDWHANQRLTLNLGLRWDFQQQPYEKKNGMGDFDITQVNPVTGYLGAVRFAGLNGEGRNFVHQNWNDWGPRLGFALVLTNDNKTVLRGGYAMYYPTTAQASYDEAAGSSNGFGRITTSYNAATTYGTAFLFKNGVPSPALQPLGSSLGQISFRGQTGYYIVPRARTPQSMQYTLTLSRQLPFKMVMDISYLGNHGRYFNLGTLNINTLDPSYASQGAAYLNALVPNPYAGKVPENSALNGATISRANLLRPYPYMSSVLQSFPRSAHFDGNFMYVTLQRRAAEGLQFQGSYTYGKLMSLPIYTDIATTTGITQTGNGIQNPRNLDGDYSVDAIDVTHRGIVAVLYDLPFGRNRRYLNKGGWMDRLVGGLQFNTTMTLESGRPLNFSGANNSAATRPDLNESLLMQNPTGYTLGKYRRFNYLAFTNPAAYTYGNAPRFYSKLRAPGVVNFDMSVFKTTRITEGTSLELRLEAYNALNHVNLGAPNTSYSGTSVNTNNNMGVITTSYAARTLQLGAKLHF